From one Excalfactoria chinensis isolate bCotChi1 chromosome 9, bCotChi1.hap2, whole genome shotgun sequence genomic stretch:
- the IGSF10 gene encoding immunoglobulin superfamily member 10, which produces MGAPRRCWLRPLLAACLATRLAALPAVCPRLCACYGPAEVHCTFRYFTAVPPRISPDVERINLGYNSLLTLSDTDFAGLEKLELLMLHSNEINAIPDKVFRDLCSLQVLKMSYNKVRVLQQDAFYGLKSLVRLHMDHNEIEFVNPNVFYGLTSLRLIHLEGNLVKQLHPDTFVTLSYLQIFKASSIKHLHLSDNVLTSLPQEMFSYMSELESIYLHGNPWSCDCNLQWIAEWAKQRPDVIKCKKDRSSGAQQCPLCASPRNYKGKNFVGIPPAALTCAKPVIHHTLKLKNLTVPEDGDSSSVSPKDFLAPIGSMVLNMTDQGGNRGNLVCSIQKPKETSPISFEKEDNVTVLSTSFSSFLMCDIAYGHIQQLWSILALYSNSPLKLKRSALVTETPFITYQYKQIYSEKDELFTSVEAELRAEPSWLMQNKVALQLDRTATTLSTLHIQYFTDAQVILPAVDRKKVGNNWTMISRDNKTQTEHTVLVGGTVQLDCQAIGEPAPAIEWILADGSKVRAPYVSEDGRIIVVKSGTFTLRTADTFDTGLYHCIGTNYNDADILTFRITVVDPYVEHSSVNGDQLSTAVGSILDLPCTATAVPDAAISWVLPEHMVLHHSVGNKHIFDNGTLRIQGVTERDSGYFRCVAASQYGIDLLIFQVLVREDKSTPQKVPVAAGEREESDGSGDAMLPSARGKQNSSAALLTWTGQEPTAPARRQQGTHSTRTGSGRRRTPFHLHRDKASRRLRGHRRHFGSSAKRANPQRWAAFLEKAKRNPPGIEKQEAGTNPPVQVREFSTVPVDEEETSGDSISPEQEFMIAVTERTVTERATASPLGSTEGSSTPAGAGTPPPAPFPQPSLSTSPTPADLNTMATTSDSLERPNLSQTSANGEKQLVAAEGASRASALIRAQQRSASPGEHNSGHLKAVSVTTMGSVTDSSTPATSQNAVGEMHGFTQLTDKISTKPGGQPPAATVSEPNPDFSHIYFHSAQKPVTPALPLGPNIVTHQHTRIIWNVQQQGRRRKIAGRRKMVRPGRLLSMREHRHNSGKRGSARERTATAPAVLLSSTHSPNLPALNNSHSSISPLSPEAPLSSPSTTNMPSEHPAGTAQSTAFLTEENSASTARQGAASTAVPVVTQSTGDAAQQEAESRAPHHSSTYRAQPDSSRLPTTATHTAHPAEITHLMSTRTASSPQSVFSRSSSKDTLGGTITRAFLFGNDTQKEVLRTDAFQPTEVSASFPKITAAASRPHVSPLPFTPISVGVDHSTGFPSLGKPPDSSNMSEKPPACSPAVSTAGGMGRESLKPTTTASTARQSNAKMTTSKVFRTGRRRGQRRRRPPKTAPSQSPAMGIRTTADTASATTAAVSLPAEPTRHTPAAAVSDSPPAGWVTALWALVPPGTAQHRPMATPQTEAAPSMGVSTPLVSLLPHSPPPQTPTTMNPTPPPPSEPLGATHEHPVAVSAAAHSEPTQQLKAFTPAAEQPHLGTDEEAMQGGPMAQPTAPGSTKLSSRALGTAAPRAQRPTPALPMGGIGGGLPSVEWGGKTLKANTPTMLTLRQVASPHAHLWGSSWSDQKQRHESTTSIPPSLFSLSRNYFTKPRIIGGKLAAFTVLANSDAFIPCEATGNPQPTIEWTKISPETDVPASGSRWMVLPNGTLAIAQAALQDGGQYRCTATNTLGTAQLLATLAVVAYPPRITGGTRLLTAHAGVPVTMRCPAEGRPPPSISWVLANETYISSSSQGNQKVLVWPDGTLMIKDVTVYDRGLYTCTATNPAGIDTLTVKLQVIAAPPIILEEKRQQITATAGQDLNLPCTAEGNPQPHIHWVLAEGTVVKPLQFVNTRVLMLPNGTLRLSSITPTDSGNYECIATSSTGSERRVVILSVPHQDTLPRIAAASQGTTQLSFGDKLLLNCTATGQPQPRIIWRLPSKAVVDQWHRMGSRIHVYPNGSLVIEAVTEKDAGDYLCVARNKIGDDLILMKVSITMKPAKIDHKQYFKKLVPYGKDFQVDCKASGSPAPEISWSLPDGTVINNVMQADDSGHRSRRYVLFDNGTLYLNRAGATEEGDYTCYAQNTLGRDEMKVHITVVTAAPQIKHSYKTYIKVKAGDTALLDCEASGEPKPKIFWLLPSSDMISSSTDRHLLHANGSLSVRQAKLLDAGEYMCVARNAGGDDTKLYKLHVDAKPPIINGLYTNKTIIKVTAVRHSKKQIDCRAEGTPPPQIMWIMPNNIFLTAPYYGSRIVIHRNGTLEIRNLRPSDTADFICVARNDWGESVLVVQLEVLEMLRRPMFKNPFNEKIIAKPGKTTTLNCSVDGNPPPEVSWMLPNGTWLSKGARMSEFLLGSNGTLTILSLSRDKAGKYRCAAKNQVGYIEKLIVLEVAQKPTILIHPKGPMRGISGESLSLHCLSDGSPKPSTAWTLPGGQVLDRPQINSRHILLENGTLVIRAATIHDRGHYVCKAHNPAGDLSITIPVTIVAYPPRITNRPPQTIHTMPGAAVQLSCTALGIPKPEITWELPDHSTLSTGNHDRAPGSELLQPQGTLLIQNPQPSDSGTYKCTAKNHLGSDFTVTYIHVI; this is translated from the exons ATGGGCGCCCCGCGCCGCTGTTGGCTGCGACCGCTGCTCGCCGCCTGCCTGGCCACCCGCCTGGCCGCCCTGCCCGCCGTCTGCCCCCGTCTCTGCGCCTGCTACGGCCCCGCCGAGGTGCACTGCACCTTCCGCTACTTCACCGCCGTCCCGCCGCGCATCTCTCCGGACGTGGAGCGCATCAACCTGGG GTACAACAGCTTGCTCACACTGTCTGACACGGACTTTGCTGGCCTGGAGAAACTGGAGTTACTGATGCTGCACAGCAATGAGATAAATGCAATCCCTGATAAGGTGTTCAGGGATTTATGTTCACTACAG GTTTTAAAAATGAGCTACAACAAGGTCAGAGTACTTCAGCAAGATGCTTTCTATGGTCTGAAGAGCTTGGTCCGGTTGCACATGGACCACAATGAAATTGAATTTGTAAATCCCAATGTTTTCTATGGCCTCACATCACTGAGGTTGATCCACTTGGAAGGAAATCTGGTGAAGCAGCTCCATCCGGATACTTTTGTCACCTTGAGTTACCTCCAGATATTTAAAGCATCCTCCATAAAGCACTTACACCTGTCTGACAATGTGCTGACCTCGCTACcacaagaaatgttttcctacaTGTCTGAGCTGGAGAGCATTTACCTTCATGGAAACCCGTGGTCCTGTGACTGCAATCTACAGTGGATTGCAGAATGGGCCAAACAGAGGCCAG atgTCATTAAGTGCAAAAAAGACCGAAGTTCCGGTGCCCAGCAATGCCCACTTTGTGCCAGCCCCAGGAACTACAAAGGGAAGAACTTTGTGGGTATTCCTCCTGCAGCTCTAACCTGTGCTAAGCCAGTCATACATCACACCCTGAAACTCAAAAACCTCACGGTGCCAGAGGATGGAGATTCCAGCTCTGTATCTCCCAAGGACTTCCTAGCTCCCATAGGGTCCATGGTTTTGAACATGACTGACCAAGGAGGAAATCGAGGTAACTTGGTTTGCAGCATCCAGAAGCCAAAAGAAACGTCTCCGATCTCATTTGAGAAAGAGGACAACGTCACAGTACTCAGCACATCATTCTCATCATTTCTCATGTGTGACATCGCTTACGGACACattcagcagctgtggagcataCTGGCCCTGTACAGTAATTCTCCCCTCAAACTCAAAAGGAGTGCCCTTGTAACTGAAACACCATTCATCACCTACCAATATAAGCAAATCTACTCTGAAAAAGATGAGCTTTTTACCAGTGTGGAGGCTGAACTCAGAGCTGAGCCATCATGGCTAATGCAAAACAAAGTGGCACTGCAGCTTGACAGGACAGCAACTACACTTAGCACGCTGCACATCCAGTACTTTACTGATGCTCAGGTTATTTTGCCTGCTGTTGACCGAAAGAAAGTGGGAAATAACTGGACAATGATCTCCAGggacaacaaaacacaaacagagcACACTGTTCTAGTTGGGGGGACTGTACAACTGGACTGCCAAGCAATCGGGGAGCCAGCTCCTGCAATAGAGTGGATATTGGCCGACGGGAGCAAAGTCAGAGCCCCTTATGTCAGTGAAGATGGCAGAATTATAGTAGTAAAGTCTGGGACATTCACGTTACGAACAGCTGATACATTTGACACTGGGCTCTATCACTGCATAGGGACAAATTATAATGATGCAGATATCCTCACGTTTAGAATCACCGTGGTTGATCCTTACGTGGAACACAGCAGTGTAAATGGGGACCAACTTTCCACAGCAGTTGGCAGCATTCTGGACCTTCCCTGTACTGCCACCGCAGTTCCAGATGCTGCCATTAGCTGGGTGTTACCTGAGCACATGGTCCTTCACCATTCCGTaggaaacaaacacatttttgacAATGGTACCTTAAGAATACAGGGGGTAACAGAGCGAGACAGTGGCTACTTCAGATGTGTTGCAGCCAGCCAGTACGGCATTGATCTTTTGATTTTCCAAGTGCTGGTCAGAGAGGACAAAAGCACCCCACAGAAGGTGCCTGTAGCTGcaggagagagggaagagagTGATGGTTCTGGCGATGCAATGCTGCCCTCAGCTAGAGGAAAGCAGAACTCCTCAGCTGCCCTGCTGACCTGGACAGGTCAGgagcccacagccccagcacgCAGACAGCAGGGCACACACAGCACCCGTACAGGCAGTGGCCGCAGGAGGACGCCATTCCATCTGCACAGGGACAAAGCCAGCAGGAGGTTGAGGGGGCACCGAAGACACTTTGGCTCCTCAGCCAAGAGAGCCAACCCCCAGCGCTGGGCAGCCTttctggaaaaagcaaagaggaacCCACCTGGGATCGAAAAACAAGAAGCAGGAACAAACCCACCTGTTCAGGTCCGTGAGTTCTCAACGGTGCCTGTGGATGAGGAGGAAACATCTGGTGACTCCATCTCTCCAGAACAAGAGTTCATGATAGCAGTAACAGAGAGAACAGTAACAGAGAGGGCCACTGCGTCTCCCCTGGGGAGCACAGAGGGAAGCTCAACCCCCGCGGGGGCTGGGACCCCCCCACCCGCTCCCTTCCCACAGCCCAGCCTATCCACCAGCCCCACACCAGCAGATCTAAACACTATGGCCACAACCTCAGACTCATTGGAAAGACCCAATTTAAGCCAAACATCAGCAAATGGTGAGAAACAGttggtggcagcagagggagcaaGCAGAGCATCTGCACTCATCAGGGCTCAGCAAAGATCAGCATCTCCTGGAGAACATAACAGTGGGCATTTAAAGGCTGTATCTGTGACAACCATGGGGAGTgttacagacagcagcacaccTGCCACTTCCCAAAATGCAGTGGGTGAGATGCATGGTTTTACACAGCTCACTGATAAGATTTCCACCAAACCAGGTGGTCAGCCACCTGCAGCAACAGTCAGCGAGCCAAACCCTGACTTCAGTCACATTTACTTCCACAGTGCTCAGAAACCTGTAACTCCTGCACTACCACTGGGCCCAAACATCGTTACTCATCAGCACACTCGAATCATTTGGAATGTGCAGCAAcaagggagaaggaggaaaattGCTGGTAGGAGAAAAATGGTCAGGCCAGGACGGCTCCTGAGTATGAGAGAGCACAGGCACAATTCAGGGAAACGGGGCTCTGCCAGAGAGAGAACAGCTACTGCTCCAGCTGTCCTGCTGAGTTCAACACACAGCCCTAACTTACCTGCCTTAAACaactcacacagcagcatcagcCCACTCAGCCCAGAAGCGCCTCTGTCCTCCCCCTCTACTACCAATATGCCCTCAGAGCACCCAGcaggcacagctcagagcacagcattcCTCACGGAAGAGAACAGTGCATCCACTGCAAGGCAAGGAGCCGCTTCCACAGCAGTGCCTGTCGTTACTCAAAGCACTGGAGATGCTGcccagcaggaagcagagagcagagctccacATCACAGCAGCACTTACAGAGCACAGCCTGATAGCAGCAGACTGCCAACAACTGCAACCCACACAGCTCACCCTGCAGAAATCACACACTTGATGAGCACGAGGACTGCTTCTTCTCCCCAGTCTGTCTTCTCCAGATCTTCATCCAAAGACACCCTGGGAGGGACAATTACAAGagcatttctctttggaaatgACACACAAAAGGAGGTGCTGAGGACAGATGCATTTCAACCAACAGAGGTATCAGCTTCATTTCCTAAaattacagcagcagcatcaagGCCCCACGTCTCTCCTTTGCCATTCACACCCATCTCAGTGGGTGTCGATCACAGCACTGGATTCCCATCTTTGGGCAAACCCCCTGACAGCAGCAATATGTCAGAGAAGCCCCCTGCCTGCAGtcctgcagtgagcacagctggaggaATGGGCAGAGAGAGTCTGAAGCCAACAACTACAGCTTCTACAGCTCGTCAAAGCAATGCCAAAATGACCACAAGTAAAGTGTTCAGAACAGGAAGAAGGAGAGGCCAGAGGAGGAGGCGGCCCCCTAAAACAGCTCCTTCACAAAGCCCAGCCATGGGCATCCGCACTACAGCAGACACAGCCTCAGCAACCACGGCTGCAGTCAGCCTGCCAGCTGAGCCCACAAGGCACACACCTGCAGCAGCGGTGTCCGACAGCCCACCTGCAGGCTGGGTCACAGCTCTATGGGCTCTCGTCCcacctggcacagcacagcacagacccATGGCAACCCCACAGACAGAAGCGGCCCCCAGCATGGGGGTGAGCACCCCCCTTGTGtcactgctgccccacagccctccACCACAAACACCCACTACAATGAACCCAACCCCACCGCCGCCCTCAGAGCCTCTCGGTGCCACACATGAGCATCCTGttgcagtcagtgctgcagcacactcAGAACCCACTCAGCAACTCAAAGCCTTCACCCCGGCAGCTGAGCAGCCACACCTGGGGACAGATGAGGAGGCAATGCAGGGTGgccccatggcacagcccacagccccaggcagcaccaagctgagcagcagagctctgggcacCGCAGCTCCCCGAGCCCAGCGTCccaccccagcactgcccatggGGGGAATCGGTGGTGGGCTGCCATCTGTGGAATGGGGAGGCAAAACATTAAAAGCCAACACACCGACCATGCTGACACTGCGGCAGGTGGCCTCTCCACATGCACAcctgtggggcagcagctggTCCGACCAGAAACAGCGTCATGAAAGCACCACAAGCATCCCTCCATCCTTGTTCTCTTTAAGCAGAAACTATTTCACAAAGCCCAGAATAATCGGAGGAAAATTAGCTGCCTTTACCGTGCTGGCCAACTCAGATGCTTTCATTCCGTGTGAAGCTACAGGCAACCCCCAGCCAACAATAGAGTGGACCAAGATCTCCCCAG AGACCGATGTCCCAGCGAGTGGCAGCAGGTGGATGGTGCTGCCCAACGGCACGCTTGCCATTGcacaggcagccctgcaggatgGCGGGCAGTACCGTTGCACTGCCACCAACACTTTGGGCACGGCACAACTCCTGGCCACGCTGGCCGTGGTTGCCTACCCACCCCGCATCACAGGCGGTACACGGCTCCTCACTGCCCATGCCGGGGTGCCCGTAACCATGAGGTGTCCGGCCGAGGGCAGACCTCCTCCCTCCATCTCATGGGTTCTGGCCAATGAAACGTACATCTCCAGCTCTTCCCAGGGAAACCAGAAAGTTCTCGTGTGGCCAGATGGCACCTTAATGATCAAGGATGTCACGGTTTACGACAGAGGCCTCTACACGTGCACGGCCACAAACCCAGCAGGCATCGACACGCTGACTGTCAAGTTGCAGGTCATCGCAGCACCTCCCATCATCCTGGAGGAAAAGAGACAGCAGATCACAGCTACGGCGGGGCAAGACCTGAACCTCCCTTGCACTGCAGAAGGGAACCCTCAGCCCCACATCCACTGGGTCCTCGCTGAAGGGACGGTAGTGAAGCCCCTGCAGTTTGTGAACACCAGGGTGCTGATGCTCCCCAATGGCACCCTGCGGCTCAGCAGCATCACGCCCACCGACAGCGGCAACTACGAGTGCATCGCCACGAGCTCGACAGGCTCAGAGCGCCGTGTGGTGATCCTCTCCGTGCCACACCAGGACACACTGCCAAGGATAGCTGCTGCCTCCCAGGGCACCACTCAGCTCAGTTTTGGGGATAAACTGCTGCTGAACTGCACGGCCACAGGACAGCCCCAGCCCAGGATAATCTGGAGGCTGCCATCCAAGGCAGTCGTAGACCAATGGCACAG AATGGGAAGTCGAATCCATGTGTACCCCAATGGATCCCTGGTGATCGAGGCAGTTACTGAAAAGGATGCGGGGGACTATTTGTGCGTCGCAAGAAACAAAATTGGAGATGATCTGATACTGATGAAAGTCAGCATCACAATGAAACCAGCCAAGATTGACCATAAACAGTATTTCAAGAAACTGGTGCCCTATGGAAAAGATTTCCAGGTGGACTGCAAGGCCTCTGGATCACCTGCACCAGAAATATCCTGGAGTCTGCCGGACGGGACGGTGATCAACAACGTGATGCAGGCAGATGACAGCGGACACAGGTCTCGCAGATACGTCCTCTTTGACAACGGAACGCTGTATCTCAACAGAGCTGGAGCAACAGAGGAGGGAGATTACACCTGCTACGCTCAGAACACTCTGGGGAGAGACGAAATGAAAGTACACATCACAGTCGTCACAGCAGCCCCTCAGATAAAGCACAGTTACAAGACGTACATTAAAGTGAAAGCCGGGGATACAGCGCTGCTGGACTGTGAAGCTTCTGGGGAACCTAAGCCAAAAATATTCTGGTTGCTGCCTTCCAGTGACATGATCTCCTCTTCCACAGACAGGCACCTCCTGCATGCTAACGGCTCACTGTCAGTCCGCCAAGCCAAACTGCTGGATGCTGGGGAGTACATGTGTGTTGCTCGGAATGCTGGAGGGGATGATACGAAGTTGTATAAACTGCATGTTGACGCTAAGCCACCTATCATAAATGGTTtatacacaaacaaaacaatcattAAAGTGACGGCAGTGAGGCACTCGAAGAAACAAATTGACTGCAGGGCAGAAGGGACACCTCCCCCCCAGATCATGTGGATCATGCCCAATAACATTTTCCTGACAGCCCCGTACTACGGCAGCAGGATTGTCATACACAGAAATGGAACACTCGAAATCCGGAACTTAAGGCCTTCCGACACTGCAGATTTTATCTGCGTGGCACGGAACGACTGGGGAGAGAGTGTGCTGGTGGTGCAGCTGGAGGTACTGGAAATGCTAAGGAGACCCATGTTTAAAAATCCattcaatgaaaaaataatagcaaaaccTGGAAAAACAACCACACTGAACTGCTCTGTGGATGGAAATCCTCCACCTGAAGTAAGCTGGATGCTGCCCAATGGCACGTGGCTTTCCAAGGGGGCCAGGATGTCCGAGTTCCTCCTGGGAAGCAATGGAACCCTCACCATCCTCAGTCTCAGTAGGGACAAAGCAGGGAAGTATCGCTGTGCAGCCAAGAACCAAGTTGGCTATATTGAAAAGCTGATTGTCCTAGAAGTTGCTCAGAAGCCCACCATCCTCATTCACCCCAAGGGGCCAATGAGGGGCATCAGTGGGGAATCGTTATCGCTTCACTGCCTGTCCGATGGCAGCCCCAAACCCAGCACAGCGTGGACTCTCCCAGGTGGCCAGGTGCTGGACCGACCTCAGATCAACAGCAGACACATTCTGCTGGAAAATGGCACACTGGTTATACGAGCAGCTACCATTCATGACAGAGGGCATTACGTGTGTAAGGCCCATAATCCCGCTGGAGATTTGTCTATAACCATTCCTGTCACCATCGTAGCCTATCCTCCAAGGATTACAAACAGACCCCCGCAGACCATACATACGATGCCTGGTGCAGCAGttcagctcagctgcacagcactgggaatACCAAAGCCAGAAATTACATGGGAATTACCTGACCACTCCACACTTTCTACAGGTAACCACGACCGAGCACCTGGCAGTGaactgctgcagccccaggggACTCTGCTCATCCAGAACCCCCAGCCATCAGACTCTGGAACATACAAGTGCACAGCAAAGAACCATCTTGGCAGTGATTTCACAGTCACATACATTCATGTcatttga